From the genome of Scytonema hofmannii PCC 7110, one region includes:
- a CDS encoding phosphodiester glycosidase family protein, producing the protein MSYTKKFPKILIFSVLIIILCNCKILNQSSSRAATTCIGQDKSFSISFFKTNNQGKKYEKGINHIIIFNPKAKELDFKVNVGLSHKLYAKDSKGNIRRDYVPKVFREIIADENSKLNGQKPILAINADYIDTDDQPQGLNVSLGVEYSGAFKNKRSSFGISGGNSSQRQATIGVGRRTNNILNYNLVGGNGRFYRNGKFKDICKDLGELACKQATNRSMVAVSDRGYVILLVNDAKANSEIDLSQSNQELLPNMFDDVLEGIARNSCLGKIQEGMLFDGGMSPGLYYNNKIYVENLGPIGSVFLIYKASQK; encoded by the coding sequence ATGTCATATACCAAAAAATTCCCAAAAATCTTGATATTTTCTGTATTGATTATTATTTTGTGTAACTGTAAAATTTTAAATCAATCTTCCTCAAGAGCAGCTACAACCTGTATCGGTCAGGATAAAAGTTTTAGTATAAGTTTTTTCAAAACGAATAATCAAGGTAAGAAATATGAGAAAGGAATAAATCATATTATTATATTTAATCCTAAAGCCAAAGAGCTAGATTTTAAAGTCAATGTCGGTCTATCTCATAAACTATATGCTAAGGATAGTAAAGGCAATATACGTCGAGACTACGTACCAAAAGTTTTTCGTGAAATTATTGCTGATGAAAACTCCAAATTAAACGGACAAAAACCCATCTTAGCAATTAACGCTGACTACATAGATACTGATGATCAACCTCAAGGCTTAAATGTTTCTCTTGGAGTGGAGTATTCAGGAGCATTTAAAAACAAACGTTCTTCCTTTGGAATTTCAGGTGGGAACTCAAGCCAACGTCAGGCTACTATCGGGGTAGGAAGGAGAACGAATAATATTCTGAATTACAACTTGGTAGGAGGTAATGGGAGATTTTATCGGAACGGCAAATTTAAAGATATTTGTAAAGATTTGGGAGAACTTGCTTGCAAACAAGCTACAAATCGCTCTATGGTGGCTGTTAGCGATCGCGGTTATGTCATTTTGTTAGTGAATGATGCTAAAGCTAATTCAGAAATAGATTTGTCGCAAAGCAATCAAGAACTTTTGCCAAATATGTTTGATGATGTCCTTGAGGGTATTGCTCGAAATAGTTGCTTGGGGAAAATTCAAGAAGGAATGTTATTTGATGGTGGTATGTCTCCGGGGTTATACTACAACAACAAAATATATGTGGAGAACTTAGGACCAATTGGTTCAGTATTTTTGATATATAAAGCTTCTCAGAAGTAA
- a CDS encoding DUF4912 domain-containing protein — protein sequence MAKERPPLEEMTLRQLRKVASEYGISRYSRMRKSQLLAAIQEVQRSKVSLSQSRSLEAQETVEAAKFELGQVDRTGGTLSDVDEGLADLPAGYGDSRIVLMPRDPQWAYTYWDVPNEHKEELRRQGGQQLALRIYDVTDINLEYQSPHSIQEYPSDELAREWYLPVPVSDRDYVIDIGYRCADGRWLVLARSAPVHVPPVYPSDWIEDVFITVNFEEELRGKTLYELVPPAKKVAPATASSTTNGNAIYDQIFGMAESAEALRVAGSLFGSMQHVPGSVVPQQAISSYVFPSGVGMWAVPTVSGLTESGIGMFASGAGFSGDVPMRPRKFWLIADAELIVYGATEPDATVTIGGRPIKLNPDGTFRFQMSFQDGLIDYPIMAVAADGEQTRSIHMKFNRETPSRNTNTKEEAVLEWLS from the coding sequence ATGGCAAAAGAACGCCCACCGCTAGAAGAGATGACATTGCGGCAGCTACGTAAGGTAGCTAGCGAGTATGGCATCTCTCGATATAGCAGAATGAGGAAATCGCAATTGCTGGCAGCGATTCAAGAAGTCCAGCGCAGTAAAGTTTCTCTCAGCCAATCTCGTTCATTGGAGGCACAGGAAACCGTGGAAGCAGCAAAATTTGAGTTAGGTCAGGTAGATCGTACTGGTGGAACTCTCTCTGATGTTGATGAAGGACTCGCGGATCTGCCTGCAGGTTATGGAGACAGCCGGATTGTCCTCATGCCTCGCGATCCTCAGTGGGCTTACACCTACTGGGATGTCCCCAACGAGCACAAAGAAGAACTGCGTCGCCAAGGGGGACAACAACTGGCTCTGCGTATCTACGATGTCACTGATATCAACTTGGAATATCAAAGCCCTCACAGCATTCAAGAATATCCTAGTGATGAACTGGCAAGGGAATGGTATCTTCCAGTTCCTGTCAGCGATCGCGACTATGTCATCGACATCGGTTATCGTTGTGCTGATGGTCGTTGGTTAGTCCTAGCTCGTTCTGCGCCCGTCCATGTTCCTCCTGTGTATCCTTCTGACTGGATTGAGGATGTTTTCATCACTGTCAACTTTGAGGAAGAGCTGCGCGGCAAAACCCTTTACGAACTCGTTCCTCCTGCCAAGAAAGTTGCTCCTGCTACTGCTAGTAGTACTACTAATGGCAACGCAATTTACGATCAAATATTTGGCATGGCAGAGTCTGCGGAAGCATTGCGGGTTGCTGGTTCTCTGTTTGGTTCCATGCAACACGTTCCCGGATCTGTGGTTCCACAGCAAGCCATCAGTTCCTACGTCTTCCCATCTGGTGTCGGTATGTGGGCAGTTCCCACTGTGTCCGGCTTGACAGAATCCGGTATCGGTATGTTTGCATCTGGTGCTGGCTTCTCTGGCGATGTACCCATGCGCCCACGCAAGTTCTGGTTAATTGCTGATGCCGAGTTGATTGTTTACGGTGCAACCGAACCCGATGCTACTGTAACAATTGGCGGTCGTCCAATTAAACTGAATCCGGATGGGACTTTCCGCTTCCAGATGTCCTTCCAAGATGGTTTAATTGACTATCCAATCATGGCTGTCGCTGCTGATGGCGAGCAAACGCGATCGATTCACATGAAGTTTAATCGTGAAACCCCATCTCGCAATACCAATACTAAGGAAGAAGCTGTTTTAGAATGGCTCTCTTAA
- a CDS encoding leucine zipper domain-containing protein, whose product MIPSEIADTLTELFGTETVGAIAPGSWQVETTTFRLLVMLSDDESWLRVLLPIMPASEAQPFLEQFLEANFDDTQEVRYALQQGVVWGVFQHSSGSLTAEDLRDAIARLISLYQTGLDNVFNRLIERRIRQIIQAAKQQGQSLEATMQNLDRFYAEGLMGEIDQSAQAREEVLAVWRYQLERLWTEIGDQ is encoded by the coding sequence ATGATACCTTCAGAAATCGCGGATACGCTCACGGAACTGTTTGGTACTGAAACTGTCGGCGCTATTGCACCCGGTTCCTGGCAAGTCGAAACTACAACTTTTCGCCTTCTTGTGATGCTTTCAGACGATGAAAGTTGGTTGCGGGTGTTGTTGCCTATTATGCCCGCATCAGAAGCCCAACCTTTTTTAGAACAATTTTTGGAAGCAAATTTCGATGATACCCAAGAAGTTCGCTATGCCTTACAGCAAGGTGTCGTTTGGGGAGTCTTTCAGCACAGTTCTGGTAGCTTAACTGCGGAAGATCTTCGGGATGCGATCGCTCGACTCATTTCTTTATATCAAACTGGTTTAGACAATGTCTTCAATCGGTTGATAGAAAGGCGCATCCGGCAAATTATCCAAGCGGCGAAACAGCAAGGACAATCTTTAGAAGCCACCATGCAAAACCTCGACCGTTTTTATGCCGAAGGATTGATGGGAGAGATCGACCAATCTGCACAAGCGCGAGAGGAAGTGCTCGCTGTATGGCGGTATCAGTTAGAAAGACTTTGGACTGAAATAGGTGACCAGTGA
- a CDS encoding type II toxin-antitoxin system VapC family toxin gives MIVVLDSGPLGILTNPKASSFNLECRSWLLSLQSKGYEIILPEIVDYEVRRELIRVNKLAGIKRLNDLKMQLKYLPIDTATMLQAAEFWAEARRRGIPTADPKALDGDVMLAAQAKQIEVNDDIVVIATTNVNHLSQFVDARIWQEIE, from the coding sequence ATGATAGTTGTATTAGATTCTGGACCACTGGGAATTTTAACAAATCCTAAAGCTTCATCTTTCAACTTGGAGTGTCGAAGTTGGTTGTTGTCTTTACAGTCGAAGGGTTATGAAATTATTTTGCCAGAGATTGTTGATTATGAAGTGCGTCGGGAGTTAATACGAGTCAATAAGCTGGCTGGTATCAAAAGACTTAACGACTTGAAAATGCAACTTAAATATTTGCCGATAGATACAGCAACGATGCTTCAAGCTGCTGAATTTTGGGCGGAAGCAAGACGCAGGGGAATTCCTACAGCAGATCCGAAGGCGCTGGATGGAGATGTTATGTTGGCGGCGCAAGCTAAACAGATAGAAGTCAATGATGATATAGTAGTAATTGCTACAACTAATGTAAACCATTTATCTCAATTTGTAGATGCTCGTATATGGCAAGAAATTGAGTGA
- a CDS encoding Uma2 family endonuclease, translating into MLATHELPRLTPQEYFEWEAQQDLRYEYFDGQVFAMTGGSLPHADIALNVASALRQPLQRRCKVRNSDAKVGITEKGPFVYPDVSVTCDDRDRTAQQFSRYPCLIIEVLSPSTEAYDRGAKFALYRRLQSLQEYVLVGSETKSVDLFRRSQSGEWTFIPYAEGDDIELTSVGLTISVNLIYEEVLMLQPENSASALPNDSE; encoded by the coding sequence ATGCTTGCTACCCATGAACTTCCCCGCCTAACCCCACAGGAATATTTTGAGTGGGAAGCCCAGCAAGATCTACGCTATGAGTATTTTGATGGGCAAGTCTTCGCGATGACGGGTGGATCGTTGCCCCATGCTGACATTGCTCTGAACGTTGCCAGTGCCCTGCGGCAACCTCTACAAAGACGCTGCAAGGTGAGGAACTCAGATGCAAAGGTTGGAATCACAGAGAAGGGTCCCTTTGTTTATCCTGATGTCAGCGTCACCTGCGACGATCGAGACCGCACTGCCCAACAATTCTCTCGTTATCCCTGCTTGATTATTGAAGTCTTGTCTCCCAGCACTGAAGCCTATGATCGAGGAGCGAAATTTGCCCTCTACCGCCGTTTGCAGAGTTTGCAAGAGTATGTTCTGGTCGGATCTGAAACTAAGTCAGTGGATCTCTTTCGGCGGAGTCAATCGGGGGAATGGACGTTTATTCCCTATGCCGAAGGCGATGATATTGAGCTGACGAGCGTGGGTTTGACGATTTCGGTCAATCTGATCTATGAAGAGGTGTTGATGCTGCAACCCGAAAACTCAGCCAGTGCTCTACCAAATGATTCAGAGTAA
- a CDS encoding DUF2358 domain-containing protein, whose translation MEIIQILQQDYQRFPVNQTYDIYAEDVYFQDPLNKFHGIERYKQMIKFMGTWFLNIKMDLHAIYPVGDIIKTEWTLSWNTPLPWKPRIAISGWSELGLNSQGLIASHVDYWKCSRLDVLKQHFSTGH comes from the coding sequence ATGGAAATTATTCAAATTCTTCAACAGGACTATCAAAGATTTCCAGTTAATCAAACATACGACATTTACGCTGAGGACGTTTATTTTCAAGACCCTCTCAATAAATTTCACGGTATTGAGCGATACAAGCAAATGATTAAATTCATGGGGACTTGGTTTTTAAACATAAAAATGGACTTGCACGCCATTTACCCTGTAGGAGACATAATCAAAACGGAGTGGACACTCAGCTGGAACACACCCCTTCCCTGGAAACCTCGGATTGCTATTTCTGGCTGGAGTGAGTTGGGTCTCAATTCTCAAGGTTTGATTGCTTCCCACGTTGACTACTGGAAGTGTTCCCGACTGGATGTATTGAAACAGCATTTTTCTACTGGTCATTAG